In one window of Miscanthus floridulus cultivar M001 chromosome 12, ASM1932011v1, whole genome shotgun sequence DNA:
- the LOC136497448 gene encoding peroxisomal 2,4-dienoyl-CoA reductase [(3E)-enoyl-CoA-producing]-like — protein MESPFRADVVKGKVALVTGGGSGICFEIAAQLARHGAQVAIMGRRREVLDKAVTALRDQGLRAVGFDGDVRKQEDAARVLAATVAHFGKLDILVNGAAGNFLASPEDLTPKGFRTVLEIDTLGTYTMCYEALKYLKKDGPGKVPSTGGLIINISATLHYSASWYQIHVSAAKAGVDSITRSLALEWGTDYDIRVNGIAPGPIQDTPGVRKLAPEEMSKGLREMMPLFKFGEKRDIAMAALYLASDAGKYVNGTTLVVDGGLWLSHPRHIPKEEVRELSKVVEKKVRTSGVGAPTSKL, from the exons ATGGAGTCCCCGTTCCGGGCGGACGTGGTCAAGGGCAAGGTGGCGCTGGTCACCGGCGGGGGATCCGGCATCTGCTTTGAGATCGCCGCCCAGCTCGCGCGCCACGGCGCGCAGGTCGCCATCATGGGCCGCCGCCGGGAGGTCCTCGATAAGGCCGTCACCGCGCTCCGGGACCAGGGCCTCCGG GCTGTTGGTTTCGATGGAGATGTCCGCAAGCAGGAGGACGCGGCCAGAGTGCTCGCTGCAACAGTTGCGCATTTCGGCAAGCTTGACATTCTTGTCAACGGTGCAGCTGGAAACTTCCTTGCTTCCCCAGAGGATTTGACGCCCAAGGGATTCCGTACTG TTCTTGAAATCGACACTTTGGGTACGTACACAATGTGCTATGAAGCCCTCAAGTATCTGAAAAAGGATGGGCCAGGAAAAGTCCCGTCCACTGGTGGCCTAATCATTAACATAAGTGCAACACTGCATTACAGTGCGTCTTGGTACCAAATTCATGTCTCTGCTGCTAAG GCTGGGGTTGATAGCATCACAAGATCACTGGCTCTGGAATGGGGAACAGATTATGACATTAGAGTCAATGGGATTGCACCTGGACCAATTCAAGACACCCCAGGAGTGAGGAAACTTGCACCTGAAGAGATGAGCAAGGGGCTGCGAGAAATGATGCCATTATTCAAATTTGGGGAGAAGCGGGACATAGCGATGGCTGCACTCTACCTTGCTTCTGATGCAG GTAAATATGTAAATGGGACTACACTGGTGGTTGATGGAGGTCTTTGGTTAAGTCACCCTCGCCATATTCCCAAAGAGGAAGTGAGGGAGCTCTCAAAGGTTGTCGAGAAGAAGGTTAGGACCTCTGGTGTTGGTGCGCCGACCAGCAAATTGTGA